A genomic stretch from Pseudoliparis swirei isolate HS2019 ecotype Mariana Trench chromosome 18, NWPU_hadal_v1, whole genome shotgun sequence includes:
- the LOC130209058 gene encoding 1,25-dihydroxyvitamin D(3) 24-hydroxylase, mitochondrial, producing the protein MRARIQKVPQIVEFLKKKSFGLQHFKPTSSVCVLEGKDAAEAARCPHAASRVRGLDAIPGPTNWPIVGSLVQLLWKGGLTRQHEALVDYHKKFGKIFRMKLGSFESVHIGAPCLLEALYRKEGHYPQRLEIKPWIAYRNLRDEAYGLLILEGKDWQRVRSVFQKKLMKPTEVVKLDRKINEVLLDFVGRIGKINVNGKIEDLYFELNKWSFETICLILYDKRFGLLQEKVNEEALNFITAVKTMMSTFGMMIITPVELHKSLNTKTWQNHTAAWDRIFSTAKVYIDKRLAKSATRDPDDLIGDILHHSRLSKKELYASITELQIGGVETTANGMLWVLFNLSRNPGAQRKLLAEIKEVVAPDQDPCGEHIKSMPYLKACLKESMRLSPSVPFTSRTLDKDTVLGGYALPKGTVLMINSHALGCNEEYFDDGKQFKPERWLRENNTINPFAYVPFGIGKRMCIGRRLAELQLQLAMCWLVRDYEIVATDDEPLDVIHSGLLVPGRELPVAFMKR; encoded by the exons ATGAGGGCCCGTATCCAAAAAGTTCCTCAGATTGTCGAGTTCCTGAAGAAGAAGTCCTTCGGGCTGCAGCACTTCAAGCCGACATCCTCGGTGTGCGTCCTGGAGGGGAAGGATGCTGCGGAGGCTGCGCGCTGCCCGCACGCTGCCTCCAGAGTGCGCGGCCTGGACGCGATCCCCGGACCCACCAACTGGCCGATCGTTGGCAGTCTGGTGCAACTCCTCTGGAAAGGAGGTCTGACAAGACAGCACGAGGCTCTG GTTGATTATCATAAGAAATTCGGCAAGATCTTCCGGATGAAGCTGGGCTCCTTTGAGTCGGTGCACATCGGCGCACCTTGCTTGCTGGAGGCGCTCTACAGGAAGGAGGGACACTACCCTCAGAGGCTGGAGATCAAACCCTGGATCGCGTACAGAAACCTGAGAGACGAGGCGTACGGGCTCCTCATTCT GGAGGGGAAAGACTGGCAGAGAGTGAGGAGCGTTTTTCAGAAGAAACTCATGAAACCGACGGAGGTGGTGAAGCTCGACCGCAAAATAAATGAG GTGTTGCTGGACTTCGTTGGCAGAATTGGAAAAATAAACGTCAATGGGAAGATTGAGGACTTGTACTTCGAGCTGAATAAATGGTCGTTTGAGA CCATCTGCCTCATTCTCTACGACAAGAGGTTCGGTCTCCTGCAGGAGAAAGTCAACGAGGAAGCTCTGAACTTCATCACTGCCGTGAAAACG ATGATGAGCACGTTTGGCATGATGATCATCACGCCGGTGGAGCTCCACAAGAGCCTCAACACCAAAACGTGGCAGAACCACACGGCGGCGTGGGACCGCATCTTCAGCACag CCAAAGTCTACATCGACAAGAGACTGGCGAAGAGCGCCACGAGAGATCCGGATGACTTAATCGGTGACATCTTACACCACAGCCGTCTCTCCAAGAAGGAGCTTTACGCATCCATCACAGAGCTGCAGATCGGAGGAGTTGAGACG ACCGCCAACGGTATGCTGTGGGTTCTTTTCAACCTGTCCCGTAACCCTGGCGCCCAGAGGAAGCTGCTGGCGGAGATCAAAGAGGTGGTTGCTCCCGACCAGGACCCGTGCGGAGAGCACATCAAGAGCATGCCCTACCTCAAGGCCTGCCTCAAGGAGTCAATGAG GTTATCGCCATCCGTCCCTTTCACCAGCAGGACTCTGGACAAAGACACTGTGTTGGGAGGTTATGCCCTTCCCAAAGGG ACCGTTTTAATGATAAACAGCCATGCGCTGGGCTGCAACGAGGAATACTTTGACGACGGGAAGCAGTTCAAGCCGGAGCGCTGGCTGCGGGAGAACAACACCATCAACCCCTTCGCCTACGTTCCCTTCGGCATCGGAAAGAGGATGTGCATCGGCCGCCGGCTGGCAGAGCTGCAGCTCCAGCTGGCCATGTGCTGG TTGGTGAGAGATTATGAGATCGTGGCAACAGACGACGAGCCGCTGGACGTGATCCATTCAGGACTTTTGGTCCCCGGCAGAGAACTTCCTGTTGCTTTCATGAAGAGATGA
- the LOC130208668 gene encoding nuclear factor of activated T-cells, cytoplasmic 2-like: MSAAGVGFTEDLSQDISQEELDFSDLFLYSSPGEDFPVGCDKDDSAALLQRDNQPPLLVVDHHTAYISSSNQPASSQEDASSHSPTTANLSGAVFDTLGLASGPGTIPAPSPRIEITPSGDSLSSQSLELSPGTEALWAYRECVSPASSNSSTGWPVKAYSPLASPSISPSNGGMGLSSLDLQGIHTSSTHSSPGASPRNSAADETFLVPRHQRTASSLPHRRSRSVSPHGKRSYDPAHSCQGATPVKQRSRSPSPIPSLHEHQRPCYIQQYQAQAEFKPQTQTSSPGLEEMLSSLSSSLPGASPYAVVRDAHGPAQRQHCVYGEGYEQERMSSAGAEVKCETFYMLPAVWPPPPPVHHRALGELSAAPLPSLEWQLPSQSAQYELLIQQEPRSHHRAHYETEGSRGAVKTPSGGHPEVQLRGYRGTAPLGLQVFIGTADEKILKPHAFYQVHRITGKTVTTPSTERMMSGTKVLEIPLKPKNHMRVTIDCVGILKLRNADIELRNGETDVGRKNTRVRLVFRVHIPQPGGQVVSLQAASHPIECSQRSAQELPAVERQDLDRCSVLGGQQMVLTGQNFTTHSKVIFSERTQDGEKIWEVEATVDGDKTQANMLFVEVPPYRNRTISSPAKVNFYVVNGKKKHSQPQHFVYTPNIAIKAEPLDDYQLHSCIYSDNQSLSGLSMKSLSHHLDQESNLQSLNVSPATYHLTSLDPRAHILIPDPLDDQPVYYRASTLTNNPALYHTANQRHSNCGTALQGSQMASHPTSAPSPRVSVRNLMGKLGEDPQVGESLKACAVSRRQSYTQTMMPRGKSPPSRYIQGQAQGKAGSRVEPLTQIDSGRGNYEKRDPEGVTVKQENLCYAYLEDVNDIIRRDMKGHDGE; this comes from the exons ATGAGTGCTGCAGGTGTGGGCTTCACCGAGGACCTGAGTCAAGACATCAGCCAGGAGGAATTGGACTTCTCCGACTTGTTTCTGTATAGTTCACCTGGGGAGGACTTCCCTGTCGGCTGTGATAAAG ATGACTCCGCTGCTCTCCTTCAGAGGGACAACCAGCCTCCTCTGCTGGTGGTGGACCATCACACCGCGTACATCTCCAGCTCCAACCAGCCCGCCTCCAGTCAGGAGGACGCCTCCTCTCACAGCCCGACCACAGCAAACCTGTCCGGTGCCGTGTTTGACACCCTGGGGCTGGCTTCAGGACCCGGGACCATCCCTGCTCCCAGCCCCAGGATTGAGATCACTCCGTCGGGGGACTCTCTCAGCTCTCAAAGCCTCGAGCTGAGCCCCGGCACCGAGGCTCTCTGGGCCTATCGGGAGTGTGTGAGCCCTGCCAGCAGTAACTCCTCCACGGGCTGGCCTGTGAAGGCATACTCTCCTTTGGCTTCACCCAGCATCTCCCCATCTAATGGAGGCATGGGGTTGTCCAGCTTAGACCTCCAGGGCATCCACACGTCTTCTACCCACTCCTCCCCGGGAGCCTCGCCTCGCAACAGCGCCGCGGACGAGACCTTTCTCGTGCCCCGGCACCAACGCACCGCCTCGTCACTCCCCCACCGACGCTCCCGCTCCGTCTCGCCGCATGGGAAGCGCTCCTATGACCCGGCCCACTCCTGCCAGGGGGCCACTCCAGTCAAGCAGCGCTCCCGGAGCCCCAGTCCCATCCCCTCGCTCCACGAGCACCAGAGGCCCTGCTACATCCAACAATACCAGGCCCAAGCGGAGTTCAAGCCCCAAACTCAGACCTCCTCCCCGGGCCTGGAGGAGATGCTGAGCAGCCTCAGCTCCAGTCTACCCGGAGCTTCACCGTACGCGGTGGTGCGAGATGCACACGGGCCGGCCCAGAGACAGCACTGTGTGTACGGAGAGGGGTACGAGCAGGAGAGGATGAGCAGCGCAGGAGCCGAGGTCAAGTGTGAAACCTTCTATATGCTCCCAGCTgtgtggcctcctcctcctccggtccaCCACCGAGCACTCGG TGAACTCTCTGCGGCTCCACTTCCGTCTTTAGAGTGGCAGCTGCCCAGTCAGTCCGCCCAGTACGAGCTCCTCATCCAGCAGGAGCCCAGATCTCACCACAGAGCTCACTATGAGACGGAGGGCAGCCGCGGAGCTGTGAAGACACCCAGCGGAGGGCATCCGGAAGTTCAG CTCCGCGGCTACCGAGGCACAGCTCCACTGGGGCTGCAGGTCTTCATCGGGACGGCCGACGAGAAGATCCTGAAACCTCACGCCTTCTACCAAGTCCACCGCATCACTGGGAAGACCGTCACCACTCCCAGCACGGAGAGGATGATGAGCGGGACCAAAGTGTTGGAGATTCCTCTGAAGCCAAAGAACCACATGAGAGTGAC GATTGACTGTGTAGGAATCCTGAAGttgaggaacgccgacatcgaACTGAGGAACGGTGAGACGGATGTTGGGCGAAAGAACACGCGTGTGCGTTTGGTGTTTCGCGTCCACATTCCTCAACCTGGAGGCCAAGTGGTGTCTCTTCAAGCCGCCTCTCATCCTATCGAATGCT CCCAGCGCTCAGCTCAGGAGCTCCCTGCAGTCGAGAGGCAGGACCTGGACCGATGCTCCGTGCTCGGTGGTCAACAAATGGTCCTCACGGGACAGAACTTCACGACTCACTCCAAAGTGATATTCTCAGAGAGGACACAAG ATGGAGAGAAAATCTGGGAGGTGGAGGCCACTGTCGACGGAGACAAAACACAGGCT AACATGCTCTTTGTTGAGGTTCCTCCGTATCGAAACAGGACCATTTCCAGCCCAGCCAAAGTCAACTTCTACGTCGTCAACGGGAAGAAGAAACACAGTCAGCCTCAGCACTTCGTCTACACTCCTAATAtag CCATTAAAGCAGAACCACTGGACGACTACCAGTTGCATTCATGCATCTACTCGGACAATCAGTCCCTGTCTGGCCTATCAATGAAGTCGCTTTCCCATCACCTGGATCAGGAGAGCAACCTTCAATCTTTGAATGTTTCTCCAGCAACATATCATCTAACCTCTTTGGACCCCAGAGCCCACATCTTAATCCCTGATCCACTGGACGACCAGCCAGTTTATTACAGAGCCAGCACTCTGACCAACAACCCCGCGCTTTACCACACTGCAAATCAACGCCACAGCAACTGTGGTACCGCCCTGCAAGGGTCCCAGATGGCTTCCCACCCTACCTCCGCTCCCAGCCCGCGTGTCAGTGTCAGAAACCTGATGGGCAAACTGGGCGAAGATCCTCAAGTCGGTGAGTCATTAAAGGCCTGTGCGGTGTCAAGACGTCAGAGTTATACGCAGACAATGATGCCACGAGGAAAGTCGCCACCTTCAAGATACATCCAAGGTCAAGCTCAAGGAAAGGCCGGAAGCCGAGTGGAGCCTCTGACCCAGATCGACTCCGGTAGAGGAAACTACGAGAAGCGAGATCCAGAGGGGGTCACGGTCAAACAAGAGAATCTCTGCTACGCTTACCTGGAGGATG TGAATGACATCATAAGAAGAGACATGAAAGGCCACGATGGAGAGTGA
- the manbal gene encoding protein MANBAL — protein sequence MSRIMSAEVDLSPPEVPEPTFLENLLRYGLFLGAIFQLICILAVIFPTSKSHEQEETESTDAKATEQMKKPKGLAPQTRQKPKKESKKKR from the exons ATGAGCAGGATCATGTCTGCAGAAGTGGACCTGTCCCCTCCAGAGGTTCCTGAGCCCACCTTTCTAGAAAACCTGCTGCGCTATGGGCTCTTTCTGGGGGCCATCTTCCAGCTCATCTGTATCCTGGCTGTCATCTTCCCCACATCCAAGTCACATGAACAG GAGGAGACTGAGTCCACTGATGCCAAGGCCACCGAACAGATGAAGAAGCCTAAAGGACTCGCACCGCAGACCCGACAGAAACCAAAGAAAGAGAGCAAGAAGAAGCGatag